A stretch of the Roseisolibacter agri genome encodes the following:
- a CDS encoding response regulator transcription factor, protein MRALLVEDDPKLAGYVAQALREEGWAVDVAATGPEGSLLAHTEPYDAVVLDVMLPGKNGFQIVAELRAAGVRTPVLILTARDDTASLVQSLDLGADDYVTKPFTLEEVLARLRALTRRGAPTGRVEALRYADVEVDRLRHVARRGGQVLPLTAREFQILELLVSRPEQVVRRTEFLEKVWDLQVDPDSNVVDVHVGNLRRKLAEAGGPPLVQTVRGVGFVLRLANTAT, encoded by the coding sequence GTGCGCGCACTGCTCGTCGAGGACGACCCGAAGCTGGCCGGCTACGTCGCCCAGGCGCTCCGCGAGGAGGGCTGGGCCGTGGACGTGGCGGCCACCGGACCCGAGGGCTCGTTGCTCGCGCACACCGAGCCGTACGACGCCGTCGTCCTCGACGTCATGCTGCCCGGCAAGAACGGGTTCCAGATCGTGGCCGAACTCCGCGCGGCCGGCGTGCGCACCCCCGTGCTGATACTCACCGCGCGCGACGACACCGCCTCGCTGGTGCAGAGCCTCGACCTGGGCGCGGACGACTACGTCACCAAGCCGTTCACGCTGGAGGAGGTGCTCGCCCGCCTCCGTGCGCTGACGCGGCGCGGCGCGCCGACCGGACGCGTCGAAGCCTTGCGTTACGCGGACGTCGAGGTGGACCGCCTCCGGCACGTCGCGCGGCGCGGGGGGCAGGTCCTGCCGCTGACCGCCCGGGAGTTTCAGATCCTCGAGCTGCTCGTCTCCCGGCCGGAGCAGGTGGTCCGGCGCACCGAGTTCCTGGAAAAGGTGTGGGACCTGCAGGTGGACCCGGATTCCAACGTCGTCGACGTGCACGTCGGGAATCTCCGGCGCAAGCTCGCCGAGGCGGGCGGGCCGCCGCTCGTGCAGACGGTGCGTGGGGTCGGGTTCGTGCTCCGACTGGCCAACACCGCGACGTGA
- a CDS encoding transposase — protein sequence MTTVLRCDPLAHAANAGKTRALRAVLRAYRAGAVLVSREQWRLLFETGRINKFYRSPEEHALAAVVGAANRLQMVRGQVVGVLAGFLETRADDFARVVQRSSLPPEVRHQLHTVNRRQAWFSRGPVPMKDGTPVPAEVQRLARTIMRHVLAQHRRPTVSRINAVLDARAATLAPAASATHHPLWVTVSTMVPQQRVAIPLVPHAHFADRAGTRKATVQLNEDRDGRLTVGVITDVTAVFAESRAAYQPRREEVALDWGLRPLFGSDQGDLLGRGFLDRLRYYDRRITRLAQYRQRHKLRVRSPRYDREVQRLRGFLRETINRVLNRVVARDAPGRLIVERLHFRRPELSRRMNRLVTNAGRALVQAKLQDLEDRYGIEVVEVQAAYSSQECCDCHFVDPKNRRGATFRCGRCGVIRHADVNSPRTLRSRRSRLAGGGVGLTKAATLRALVALDLRERPVRTKQGRWGTSRDPRWHAPYYAEALRALGADGQVVAVTSSGRRIRRSACVSAP from the coding sequence GTGACGACCGTCCTCCGCTGCGACCCGCTGGCCCATGCCGCCAATGCCGGGAAGACGCGCGCCCTGCGCGCCGTCCTCCGGGCGTATCGCGCCGGCGCGGTGCTGGTCTCCCGGGAGCAGTGGCGGCTGCTGTTCGAGACGGGACGCATCAACAAGTTTTACCGCAGCCCCGAGGAGCACGCCCTCGCCGCCGTCGTGGGCGCCGCGAATCGACTCCAGATGGTGCGCGGGCAGGTCGTCGGCGTCCTGGCCGGCTTCCTCGAGACCCGGGCCGACGACTTCGCTCGCGTGGTGCAGCGGTCGTCGCTCCCACCCGAGGTTCGGCACCAGCTCCACACGGTGAACCGCCGCCAGGCGTGGTTCTCGCGCGGGCCCGTGCCCATGAAGGACGGCACGCCGGTGCCGGCTGAGGTGCAGCGGCTGGCCCGCACGATCATGCGGCACGTGCTGGCCCAGCACCGCCGGCCAACCGTGTCTCGGATCAACGCCGTGCTCGATGCGCGGGCGGCCACGCTCGCTCCGGCCGCTTCGGCGACGCATCACCCGCTCTGGGTGACCGTCTCCACGATGGTGCCCCAGCAGCGCGTAGCGATCCCGCTCGTGCCGCACGCCCACTTCGCCGACCGGGCGGGGACGCGGAAGGCGACGGTCCAGCTCAACGAGGACCGCGACGGGCGCCTGACCGTGGGGGTCATCACCGATGTCACCGCAGTCTTCGCAGAGAGCCGAGCCGCCTACCAGCCCCGCAGGGAGGAGGTGGCGCTCGACTGGGGGCTCCGCCCCCTGTTCGGGTCTGACCAGGGCGACCTGCTGGGGCGCGGCTTCCTCGACCGGCTCCGGTACTACGACCGGCGGATCACGCGGCTTGCCCAGTACCGGCAGCGGCACAAGCTCCGGGTGCGGAGCCCCCGGTACGACCGGGAGGTCCAGCGGCTGCGCGGCTTCCTGCGCGAGACGATCAACCGGGTGCTCAACCGGGTCGTGGCGCGCGATGCGCCGGGCCGGCTGATCGTCGAGCGGCTGCACTTCCGCCGCCCCGAGCTCTCGCGGCGGATGAACCGGCTGGTTACGAACGCTGGGCGGGCGCTCGTCCAGGCCAAGCTCCAGGATCTCGAAGATCGGTACGGGATCGAAGTGGTCGAAGTCCAGGCCGCGTACTCCTCGCAGGAGTGCTGCGACTGTCACTTCGTGGACCCGAAGAACCGCCGCGGCGCGACCTTCCGCTGCGGCAGGTGTGGTGTGATCCGGCACGCCGACGTGAACAGCCCCCGTACGCTGCGGTCGAGACGTTCTCGACTGGCAGGCGGCGGCGTGGGGCTCACGAAGGCGGCCACCCTCCGGGCACTCGTCGCGCTCGACCTGCGCGAGCGCCCGGTGCGGACGAAGCAGGGGCGTTGGGGAACGTCCCGTGATCCGCGATGGCACGCGCCCTACTACGCCGAAGCGCTCCGTGCGCTCGGCGCCGACGGGCAAGTCGTTGCGGTGACCTCAAGTGGCCGACGCATACGCCGCAGTGCGTGTGTCTCAGCGCCATAG
- a CDS encoding copper resistance CopC family protein, producing MRAVALAALTALLVTARPAFAHGRLKTASPGPQSRVTGVVRSLRLTFTERPEAAVSAITLVGPNGGSVPLGTAALDPRDPMTLVAPVTRGLGAGRYEVRWQMAGRDGHPVRGTYTFRVVGSTSSAATAPVRRT from the coding sequence TTGCGTGCCGTCGCGCTCGCGGCCCTGACCGCGCTGCTCGTGACCGCGCGCCCCGCGTTCGCGCACGGCCGCCTCAAGACGGCGTCCCCGGGCCCACAGTCGCGAGTCACCGGCGTCGTCCGATCCCTCCGACTGACGTTCACCGAGCGACCGGAAGCCGCCGTCTCGGCGATCACGCTCGTCGGGCCAAACGGCGGGTCGGTCCCCCTCGGTACAGCGGCCCTCGACCCGCGCGACCCGATGACGCTCGTCGCGCCCGTCACCCGCGGGCTCGGCGCGGGGAGGTACGAGGTGCGGTGGCAGATGGCCGGACGTGACGGCCACCCGGTGCGCGGCACGTACACGTTCAGGGTGGTCGGCTCGACGTCATCCGCCGCCACGGCGCCGGTCCGCCGCACCTAG
- a CDS encoding IS1595 family transposase: MAITTILRRFPTEQAAINWMEQQRWPEGPVCPSCGVLNEVCRLRTRPGRYTCLACRHQFSITSGTALHRTRLPMRTWLLAMYLIATSSKGVSALKLAAWLGVGYRTAWHVGYRIRQMMAASGAPAGLLRGVVELDETYVGGRPRRVHGERTLPAEERPRRRMGRSTAKPCVFVAVERAGRVVTQLVPIHSAGALGGAVRGTVAPDATLMTDELPAYVGVGREYAGHHRVRHSADEYARTCEATGLRVHVNTAESWNATLKRAIIGVFHRVSRKHLPRYAAESAFRWNERLPALDRLAALLRADAAPLPYAALVAPSAA, translated from the coding sequence ATGGCGATCACCACGATCCTGCGGCGCTTCCCGACCGAGCAGGCCGCCATCAACTGGATGGAGCAGCAGCGCTGGCCTGAAGGGCCGGTCTGCCCCTCGTGCGGGGTGCTGAATGAGGTCTGCCGTCTCCGCACCCGGCCGGGGCGCTACACCTGCCTCGCCTGTCGCCACCAGTTCTCCATCACCTCCGGGACGGCCCTGCACCGCACTCGGCTCCCGATGCGGACGTGGCTTCTCGCCATGTACCTGATCGCCACCTCGAGTAAGGGCGTGAGCGCCTTGAAGCTGGCGGCGTGGCTCGGGGTAGGCTACCGAACGGCGTGGCACGTCGGGTACCGCATCCGGCAGATGATGGCGGCCAGCGGAGCCCCCGCCGGGCTGCTCCGGGGCGTGGTGGAGCTCGACGAGACCTACGTCGGCGGGCGCCCCCGCCGGGTGCATGGCGAGCGGACGCTGCCCGCCGAAGAGCGCCCGCGGCGCCGGATGGGCCGCTCGACGGCGAAGCCCTGCGTGTTCGTGGCCGTGGAGCGGGCCGGGCGCGTGGTGACGCAACTCGTGCCCATCCACTCCGCCGGGGCGCTCGGCGGGGCCGTGCGGGGCACGGTGGCCCCGGACGCCACCCTCATGACGGACGAGTTGCCGGCCTACGTCGGCGTGGGCCGCGAGTACGCCGGCCATCACCGCGTGCGGCACTCGGCCGACGAGTACGCCCGGACGTGCGAGGCGACGGGTCTCCGGGTCCACGTCAACACGGCCGAGAGTTGGAACGCGACGCTCAAGCGCGCGATCATCGGCGTCTTCCACCGCGTGAGCCGCAAGCACCTGCCGCGCTACGCCGCGGAGTCGGCGTTCCGCTGGAACGAGCGGCTGCCGGCGCTCGACCGCCTCGCGGCGCTCCTGCGCGCCGACGCCGCGCCGCTCCCGTACGCCGCCCTCGTGGCCCCGTCCGCGGCGTGA
- the tnpA gene encoding IS200/IS605 family transposase, which translates to MARPYQHGNTSVFLLNYHFVFCPKRRRRVLVGPVEARLKVVLQAAAAEHRWEVIALEVMPDHVHLFLGATPDVPPTQIMHALKGRSSRLLRAEFPALRRLPSLWTRSYFVSTAGNVSAATVERYIAEQKTRD; encoded by the coding sequence ATGGCGCGCCCCTATCAACACGGCAACACGTCTGTCTTCCTGCTCAACTACCACTTCGTGTTCTGCCCGAAGCGGCGACGGCGCGTGCTGGTCGGACCGGTGGAGGCGCGCCTGAAGGTCGTGCTGCAGGCCGCGGCCGCCGAGCATCGGTGGGAGGTGATCGCGCTCGAGGTCATGCCCGACCACGTACACCTGTTCCTGGGCGCCACGCCCGACGTGCCCCCGACGCAGATCATGCACGCGCTCAAGGGCCGCTCCTCACGGCTGCTACGCGCCGAGTTCCCGGCGCTCCGCCGTCTGCCGTCGCTCTGGACCCGGTCCTACTTCGTGAGCACCGCCGGCAACGTCAGCGCCGCCACCGTCGAGCGCTACATCGCCGAGCAGAAGACCCGCGACTGA
- a CDS encoding DUF4396 domain-containing protein, with amino-acid sequence MRRMTDSRQLIDVALVAWFALTGLGAAYVAYDAFVRTPEMRVMKWGWLLVTLYTGPVGAAVYVLACQEPAPGAHEQFVRPLWKQALGSTIHCLAGDASGIVFAAAVTAALGLPMGLDLVVEYVLGFAFGLFVFQALFMRGMLGGSYARAVRRAFLPEWLSMNAVMAGMTPVMAVLMSRDMRAMEATSLRFWGVMSLASLVGAAVAYPVNAWLVAVGMKHGMGTERVLGAGGHPIAVERGREARLAAAGTTARGAATPETGAVADTRGPRGEMGAMSHEMPRIAPATPATPAPAQPERHSDGPEDPGVPPAMVHGGMGTPERPAATTAQVAAVTILTVLALGAGTLVAALGGDLTMRPGMPAAPASGHAAPGTGMPAMPGMPPTR; translated from the coding sequence ATGAGGCGTATGACCGACTCGCGCCAACTCATCGACGTCGCGCTCGTCGCGTGGTTCGCCCTCACCGGCCTCGGTGCGGCGTACGTGGCGTACGACGCATTTGTTCGCACCCCAGAGATGCGCGTCATGAAGTGGGGCTGGCTGCTCGTGACGCTCTACACCGGCCCGGTGGGCGCGGCCGTGTACGTCCTGGCGTGTCAGGAACCAGCCCCCGGCGCCCACGAACAGTTCGTGCGACCGCTCTGGAAGCAGGCGCTTGGTTCCACGATCCACTGTCTCGCGGGAGACGCGAGCGGGATCGTCTTCGCCGCGGCCGTCACCGCCGCCCTAGGCCTGCCGATGGGACTGGACCTCGTCGTCGAGTACGTCCTGGGCTTCGCCTTCGGGCTCTTCGTCTTCCAGGCGCTCTTCATGCGCGGCATGCTCGGCGGCTCGTACGCGCGAGCCGTGCGGCGCGCCTTCCTCCCGGAGTGGCTGTCGATGAACGCGGTGATGGCGGGGATGACGCCGGTCATGGCGGTGCTGATGTCGCGCGACATGCGGGCGATGGAAGCGACCTCGCTCCGCTTCTGGGGGGTGATGTCGCTCGCCTCACTCGTCGGCGCCGCCGTCGCGTACCCGGTCAACGCCTGGTTGGTCGCGGTCGGGATGAAGCACGGGATGGGGACCGAGCGCGTGCTGGGCGCCGGTGGTCACCCCATCGCCGTCGAACGCGGCCGCGAGGCGCGCCTCGCGGCGGCTGGCACGACGGCCCGAGGCGCCGCGACGCCCGAGACAGGGGCAGTGGCAGACACGCGAGGGCCACGGGGTGAGATGGGGGCCATGTCGCACGAGATGCCCCGCATCGCGCCCGCCACGCCCGCCACGCCCGCCCCCGCGCAGCCCGAGCGGCATTCGGACGGGCCGGAGGATCCAGGCGTGCCGCCCGCGATGGTGCACGGGGGCATGGGGACCCCCGAACGGCCGGCCGCGACGACGGCCCAGGTGGCCGCCGTGACGATCCTCACGGTGCTCGCGCTCGGCGCCGGGACGCTGGTGGCGGCGCTCGGCGGTGACCTCACAATGCGGCCAGGGATGCCGGCCGCGCCCGCGTCAGGACACGCGGCTCCGGGGACCGGCATGCCCGCGATGCCCGGCATGCCCCCGACTCGGTAG
- a CDS encoding sensor histidine kinase, which produces MLARLEAAFAAQRRFVADASHEIRHPLAVLRAGLELALRRDRAPDEYRAALADGIAEADRVGELAAGLLLLARSDAGVLQPRRVPTDVEALTAAACLRAAKVGEARAVRVALVPGAAPERPEAAGDAADGPPVVAAVDAVLVSQALDNLLDNAVRVSPAGGGVRVHLTRSPTTVAVHVVDSGPGVAPEHRTRLFERFFRADPARASGGGAGLGLAIVKGIAEAHGGDVTYAPATTPTGAVAGSRFTLRLPI; this is translated from the coding sequence ATGCTCGCGCGCCTCGAAGCGGCCTTCGCCGCGCAGCGTCGGTTCGTGGCCGACGCGAGCCACGAGATCCGGCATCCGCTCGCAGTGCTCCGGGCGGGGCTCGAGTTGGCGCTCCGGCGCGACCGAGCTCCCGACGAGTACCGGGCCGCGCTGGCCGACGGGATCGCCGAGGCGGACCGCGTCGGCGAACTGGCCGCCGGGCTTCTGCTCCTGGCTCGCAGCGACGCCGGCGTCCTGCAGCCGCGGCGGGTCCCGACGGACGTGGAGGCGCTCACCGCGGCGGCGTGTCTCCGTGCCGCCAAAGTCGGCGAGGCCCGTGCCGTCCGCGTTGCGCTCGTGCCGGGGGCTGCGCCCGAGCGGCCCGAGGCCGCGGGCGACGCGGCGGACGGTCCGCCGGTCGTCGCCGCCGTGGACGCCGTGCTGGTGAGCCAGGCGCTCGACAACCTGCTCGACAACGCCGTGCGGGTCAGCCCGGCCGGCGGGGGCGTACGCGTCCACCTCACACGTTCGCCGACGACGGTGGCGGTCCACGTGGTGGATAGCGGGCCGGGCGTGGCGCCGGAGCACCGGACGCGCCTCTTCGAGCGCTTCTTCCGGGCGGATCCGGCGCGGGCATCCGGGGGCGGCGCGGGCCTCGGGCTCGCCATCGTGAAGGGCATCGCCGAGGCGCACGGGGGCGACGTGACGTACGCGCCGGCGACCACCCCGACCGGCGCGGTGGCTGGAAGTCGGTTCACCCTCCGGCTCCCGATCTAG
- a CDS encoding protocatechuate 3,4-dioxygenase has product MSSPDPRYDRYDRYDRYDRRHFLQGLALGGPLFAVRGAFAEALTETAQTIEGPFYPDRMPLDTDNDLLIINDAITPAVGEVAYLHGRVLSRSGQPVRNATVEIWQVDALGSYVHTRGRDPSGLDPNFQGYGRALTGSTGDYLFRTIVPRPYALYGVTRAPHIHLAVSLNGRRVLTTQVLVRGHPDNATDGVLQGLAPPARATVLADFGRAPGARSGERTARFDVVLGRTAFEGDDGVLRGGMGRSIGTRFWDILKAQGRDTLR; this is encoded by the coding sequence ATGTCCTCGCCCGATCCTCGCTACGACCGCTACGACCGCTACGACCGCTACGACCGGCGCCACTTCCTGCAGGGCCTCGCGCTCGGCGGGCCGCTCTTCGCAGTACGCGGCGCGTTCGCGGAGGCGCTCACCGAGACGGCGCAGACCATCGAGGGCCCGTTCTACCCAGACCGGATGCCGCTCGACACCGACAACGACCTGCTGATCATCAACGACGCCATCACCCCGGCGGTGGGCGAGGTCGCCTACCTGCACGGCCGGGTGCTCTCGCGGAGCGGACAGCCGGTGCGGAACGCGACGGTGGAGATCTGGCAGGTGGACGCCTTGGGCTCGTACGTGCACACCCGCGGACGCGATCCGAGCGGCCTCGATCCGAACTTCCAGGGCTACGGCCGCGCCCTCACGGGTTCCACGGGCGACTACCTGTTCCGGACCATCGTGCCGCGGCCCTACGCGTTGTACGGCGTGACGCGCGCGCCGCACATCCATCTCGCCGTGAGCCTCAATGGGCGTCGGGTCCTCACGACCCAGGTGCTGGTGCGCGGGCACCCGGATAACGCGACCGACGGGGTGCTGCAGGGGCTCGCGCCCCCGGCGCGCGCGACCGTGCTCGCGGACTTCGGGCGCGCCCCCGGTGCGCGCTCGGGCGAACGGACCGCGCGCTTCGACGTGGTGCTCGGCCGGACGGCCTTCGAGGGCGACGACGGGGTGCTGCGCGGCGGCATGGGCCGCTCCATCGGGACGCGATTCTGGGACATCCTCAAGGCG